The genomic DNA ACGGGCACGGGACGACGATGGCGGAGCTGATCGCCGGCACCGGGGATAACGGGGGCATCCAGGGGCTGGCGCCTGATGCGGAGATCGTGCCGTATCGCATCGTGACGGGGAGCTCGCTCGACGCCGAGGGAGAAAAGCGTGCTCCTACCCCCATGGAAGCGGTGAGGGCCGCAGCGGACAGCGATGCGCGCATCATCAGCATGTCCTTTACCTCTCCCGCCTATGAGCCGGACTTCGAAAAAGCGGTGGAGTACGCAGCGTCCAAGGGGAAGCTGCTGGTCTCGGGTGTGGGGAATGAGGGACGGGACAGCGGGTATATCGGCTACCCCGCTGCCTATCCGTACGTCATCGGTGTGTCGTCCATCGACAAGAAGAGTCACGTTTCGGACTTCGCTCAGTCGGGCAACTACGTTGACTTGGTGGCACCGGGCGAGAACATGCCTGGCTACTGTAGGCCGACCTTCGACCAGTACTGCCACGACATGACCGGCACCAGCTCCGCCACCGCCATCACCTCCGCCGCAGCCGCCCTCATCTGGTCCGCGCACCCGGACTGGACGGCGAACCAGGTCACCCGGGCGCTGATCGACACGGCCGGTCGCAAGTGGCCCAAGGACGAGCCGACCTCGACCGCCGGTTACGGGACCATCCGCCCCCGGTCGGTGCTGGCGGACCCGAACTACGACGCCGGTGAGCCGTACGCCGACCCGCTGCGGAAGGAGAACACGCAGGAGGGGGAGAAGCTGGTCACGGAGATTCCGCCGGCATCCGCCTCAGCGAAGCCTTCCTCGGGCGCAACAGCCCCGTCACAGGGTGCCGCGGGATCTTCCAAGGACAAGCAGGCGGCCGCAGGATCGGACGATGCGAAGACCGCTGCGGCCGACGCGTCGAGCGACAGCGGCAGCACGCTGTGGATCGCACTCGGCGCCGCCGCAGCCGTGGTCGTGATCGGTGGGGGCGTCTTCGCCGTACTGCGGGCCCGGCGCGCGAACTGACACCGGCGTCGTCGGTGTCGTATGGAGAGAAGCAACAGGGAGGGCAGGGGCGGATCATGGCCGTCGACCAGAAGCTCGAAGACGCAGCGGTGGTCAAGCTGCAGAAGGACATGTACGAGAAGTTCGAGAGCATCCGCAAGCGGGTCCACAACCTGCAGGGTGTGATCGACGGTCTCGAGGGTCAGTGGCAGGGCATCGGCCGTGCCGCGTTCGACAAGAAGCAGTACGAGATCAACACGTCGCTGCAGAACATGGGCCGCATCCTCGCGGACGTCGTGGACGCGATGACCGCGACGCGCAACATCAAGGACAGCAAGGAAGACGAAGTCCTCGCTGCCGTGAACAAGATCAACGTCAACGACGGTGCTCCCACGGTGCAGTCGTCGCCCCTCAGCTCCTTCTGAGGCGAGCGGCAGACGTCAGCCACAGCCGCAGCACACTCCGAACGAGATGAGGTAAGCAGAGATGAGCCGTAACGCCGACGGTCTGCAGGTGACATACGACGGGCTCGACTTCGCGGCGACGAACCTCGCCAATGAGGCGAAGCTGCTCGACGAGGACATTCAGCAGCTCACCAAGATGGTGGAAAGCAGCAAGCAGTACTGGGCGGGCAAGGCTCAGGAGGCCTACGCGCTGAAGCTGGAACTCTGGCGCAAGGAAACCACCGACATCCACCAGGCCCTCATGGGCATCGGCCATGTCGTGGGGTCGTCCGGCGGTACGTACATGGAGGGTGACCTGGCGGCGTCCAGGTACCTGCAGTAGACGCGGCGGCAGGATCGCGGCAGTGACGAGGGTGGGCGTGCGCGGGAGACGCCCACCCTCTTGTGTGTCCGGGGAGTCATCCGATGGCGGTCGTCCGGTCCGGGCCGGACCTCGTCACCACCCGCCCCCGTCCTCCACCAACCCCACCTGAACCAGCGGCTTCCCTCGCCGCCGCGACACGAACACGCCCCGGCCCGGCGGCATCGGGCGGGGGCGGACCCCGCCCAGCAGGTCGCCCTCGGCCGGGTCGCCGCTGAGGACGACACCCTGGGCGCCGAGTTCCTTGAGGCGCTGCATGAAGGCCTCGTAGCCGGCCCGGCCCGCGCCCGCGGTCGAGCGGGCGATGATGAAGCGCACGCCGACGTCCCGGGCGAAGGGCAGGAGTTCGGTCAGGCCGGCCAGCGGGTTGCCGCTCGACGTCGCGACGAGATCGAAGTCGTCGATGATGATGTACACCGTCGGCCCCTGCCACCAACTGCGGTCACGCAATTGCTCCGGCGTGACGTCGGCGGTCGGCGTCCGGCGCTGCATCAGCTCGGCCAGCGCGTCCATGTGGTGCTGCATCTGGTTCGACATGGGAACGTACTCGGCCAGGTGCGACGGCGGGGTGACCCCCAGCAGGGAGCGGCGGTTGTCGATGACGAACAGCTTGCAGGAGTCGCCGTCGTAGCGGTCGGACAGACGCCGGATGAGGAGCTTCAGCAGGTTCGACTTGCCGGACTCGCTCTCGCCGAAGACGAGGAAGAACGGGTCCTGCTCGAAGTCCACGAACACCGGTTCCAGGTTGTCCTCGTCGAGTGCGAAAGACACCCCCCGCCGGGGGAACCGGTCGCCCGGGGGAAGCTGGTGCGCCGGGAACTCGCGCGGCAGCAACCGCACCGCGGGCGCCCCCGGCTGCTGCCAGTGCCGGGCGACCTCGGCCCCGAGTGCCTGTGTGGCCTCGGCGAGGTCGGTGTCCGAGGACAGCCCGTCGATGCGCGGGACCGCCGCCATGAAGTGCTGCTTCTGCGGCGTCTGGCCGCGCCCGGGCACACCCGTCGGTACGTTCGCCGCGACCTTGCGGTCGAACTCCGAGTCCATGGTGTCCCCGAGCCGCAACTCGAGGCGGTTCATCAGGTGGTCCTTGAGGTTGCTGCGGACCTCCATGGAGCGGGACGCGGTGAGGATCACGTGGATGCCGTAGCCGAGGCCGCGTGCCGCGATGTCCAGCACGACCGACTCCAGCGCCTCGTAGTCCGCGCGGAAGTTCCCCCACCCGTCGATGACCAGGAAGACGTCGCCCCACGGCTGGTCGGCCACCGTGATGTCACCCCGCGCGCGGCGTGCGCGGAACTCCGCGATCGAGGAGATGCCGGCGGTGCGGAAGTACTCCTCGCGGCGGGTCAGCACGCCGTAGACCTCGGCCGCCGTACGCCGCACCTTCTCGGGGTCGAGGCGCGACGACACGCCGCCGACATGAGGCAGCCCGGCCACTGCCGACAGACCGCCACCACCGAAGTCCAGCGCGTAGAACTGCACTTCGTGCGGAGTGTGGGTGAGCGCGAACGACGCGATGACCGAGCGAAGGAGCGTCGACTTGCCGGACTGCGGTCCGCCCAGGATCTGCATGTGGCCGGCGGCGCCGCCGAAGTTCACCCAGAGCGGGTCCCGCCGCTGCTCGTACGGCTTGTCGACGATGCCGACGGGCACGACGAGCCGACCCGCGCCCTCGTAGCCGGGCTGGGTCAGGCCGCGCCCCGCCACCTGGGCCAGGCCGGGCAGCAGTGTGTCGAGCGACGGCGGGCTGTCCAGCGGCGGCAGCCACACCTGGTGGGCTGCCGGGCCCTGTGCCTCCAGGCGTCGGACGACGACATCGAGCACGGTGTCGGCGAGCGCGTCGTCGCCCGTCCCGTCCGGGGCCTCCTCGCGCTGCGGCGGGACCGGCAGGTACCGGACCGGGACCTCGGCGGCGGTGAACAGCACGGGCCGCCGGTCGACCGGGCGAGGGCCGCCGCGGACCGCCGCCTGCTGCGCACCCGTGCGGTACACGCCCGAGACGTACGCGGCCTTGAAGCGCACCATCTCGTCCGTACCGAACTTCAGGAAACCGGAGCCGGGGACGTTCGGCAGTTCGTACGCGTCCGGCACACCCAGCGCGGACCGGGATTCGGCCGCGGAGAAGGTGCGCAGGCCGATCCGGTACGACAGGTAGGTCTCCAGGCCGCGCAGGCGGCCCTCCTCCAACCGCTGCGAGGCGAGCAGCAGGTGGACGCCCAGCGACCGGCCGATACGGCCGATCTGCACGAACATCTCGATGAAGTCCGGCTTCGCGGTGAGCAGTTCGCTGAACTCGTCGATCACCAGGACGAGTGAGGGGATCGGCTGCAGCGCGGCGCCGGCCGCGCGGGCCTTCTCGTAGTCGTGGATGTTGGCGTAGTTGCCCGCGTCCCGGAGCATCTCCTGACGGCGGTTGAGTTCACCGCGGATCGAGTCGCCCATCCGGTCGACGAGGGTCAGGTCGTCGGCGAGGTTGGTGATCACGGCCGCCACGTGCGGCAGTTGCGCCATACCGGCGAACGTCGCGCCGCCCTTGAAGTCGGCGAGCACGAAGTTGAGCGTCTCGGACGAGTGGGTCACCGCGAGGCCCAGGACCAGGGTGCGCAGCAGTTCCGACTTGCCGGAACCGGTCGCGCCCACGCACAGGCCGTGGGGCCCCATGCCCTCCTGCGCCGCCTCCTTGAGGTCGAGC from Streptomyces sp. CB09001 includes the following:
- a CDS encoding S8 family serine peptidase, with product MKSATRRRLRVRVGGAVASALVVGGVSFAQGATAADVQSEQWYLGPMQAEKMWKASTGEGIKVAVIDTGVNPDTPSLRGQVLADEVPKQVAYGATEDYDGHGTTMAELIAGTGDNGGIQGLAPDAEIVPYRIVTGSSLDAEGEKRAPTPMEAVRAAADSDARIISMSFTSPAYEPDFEKAVEYAASKGKLLVSGVGNEGRDSGYIGYPAAYPYVIGVSSIDKKSHVSDFAQSGNYVDLVAPGENMPGYCRPTFDQYCHDMTGTSSATAITSAAAALIWSAHPDWTANQVTRALIDTAGRKWPKDEPTSTAGYGTIRPRSVLADPNYDAGEPYADPLRKENTQEGEKLVTEIPPASASAKPSSGATAPSQGAAGSSKDKQAAAGSDDAKTAAADASSDSGSTLWIALGAAAAVVVIGGGVFAVLRARRAN
- a CDS encoding WXG100 family type VII secretion target, whose protein sequence is MAVDQKLEDAAVVKLQKDMYEKFESIRKRVHNLQGVIDGLEGQWQGIGRAAFDKKQYEINTSLQNMGRILADVVDAMTATRNIKDSKEDEVLAAVNKINVNDGAPTVQSSPLSSF
- a CDS encoding WXG100 family type VII secretion target, with the protein product MSRNADGLQVTYDGLDFAATNLANEAKLLDEDIQQLTKMVESSKQYWAGKAQEAYALKLELWRKETTDIHQALMGIGHVVGSSGGTYMEGDLAASRYLQ
- the eccCa gene encoding type VII secretion protein EccCa, translating into MSHIIVKRPPRALPKNVPTEEVHLQSPPELPRGQQEGALMQLLPMLGMGGSVVFFFNPSAQPIMKIMGMVMIASTIAMGIAMLVRYRRGNQGQMADTRRDYLRYLSQTRRTAHETAKAQRDAQYYLHPSPEQLWALVAEGSRLWERRTGDEDFAQVRVGLGPQALATPLVPPQTAPVDELEPLTAGAMHRFLATHSTLEELPMAVSLRAFYHVTVSGEPTTVRGTARAVTASLAALHSPEDLVIAVATGRESAAAWEWTKWLPHAQAGDAADGAGSRRLVTADPTALEELLGTRLEGRPRFHPAGRPVPDQPHLVIVLDGVSLPPTSLLASPEGLQGVTVIEVVPGTLSTGRGDLSLVVQPKELRLEAAHGAVYEGTPDVLSQESAEALARQLAPLRVGTGGDDDEPLLANLEFTDLLNLGDAASVDTRRTWRPRSQSERLRVPIGVGEDGRPVMLDLKEAAQEGMGPHGLCVGATGSGKSELLRTLVLGLAVTHSSETLNFVLADFKGGATFAGMAQLPHVAAVITNLADDLTLVDRMGDSIRGELNRRQEMLRDAGNYANIHDYEKARAAGAALQPIPSLVLVIDEFSELLTAKPDFIEMFVQIGRIGRSLGVHLLLASQRLEEGRLRGLETYLSYRIGLRTFSAAESRSALGVPDAYELPNVPGSGFLKFGTDEMVRFKAAYVSGVYRTGAQQAAVRGGPRPVDRRPVLFTAAEVPVRYLPVPPQREEAPDGTGDDALADTVLDVVVRRLEAQGPAAHQVWLPPLDSPPSLDTLLPGLAQVAGRGLTQPGYEGAGRLVVPVGIVDKPYEQRRDPLWVNFGGAAGHMQILGGPQSGKSTLLRSVIASFALTHTPHEVQFYALDFGGGGLSAVAGLPHVGGVSSRLDPEKVRRTAAEVYGVLTRREEYFRTAGISSIAEFRARRARGDITVADQPWGDVFLVIDGWGNFRADYEALESVVLDIAARGLGYGIHVILTASRSMEVRSNLKDHLMNRLELRLGDTMDSEFDRKVAANVPTGVPGRGQTPQKQHFMAAVPRIDGLSSDTDLAEATQALGAEVARHWQQPGAPAVRLLPREFPAHQLPPGDRFPRRGVSFALDEDNLEPVFVDFEQDPFFLVFGESESGKSNLLKLLIRRLSDRYDGDSCKLFVIDNRRSLLGVTPPSHLAEYVPMSNQMQHHMDALAELMQRRTPTADVTPEQLRDRSWWQGPTVYIIIDDFDLVATSSGNPLAGLTELLPFARDVGVRFIIARSTAGAGRAGYEAFMQRLKELGAQGVVLSGDPAEGDLLGGVRPRPMPPGRGVFVSRRRGKPLVQVGLVEDGGGW